CATCTTTATCACCACCTATTAGGATTCCCCAAGGTAATGTTTTACGGGATGATGAAAGACAATCGAATCAAACACAATTGCCTTGGATATTAATTTCTAATCAACCAAATCAAGCAGTGCCTTCAACTGTTACTAACACAATTTCTGGGTTTTTGACTAAAGAAGGTTTAACTCCTATTTCCTGTAGCACTAATCCAGTAGTAATTATTTCTATTAATAATAAGTATATCGCTTGTAGTTCGCCGACAATAAAATTTCCGCCGGGAACTTATAATACAACAATACGTGATTTAGACGCTGCTCAAAGATGAATTATGAAATATAAGTTGGGAATTTGTATTTTCTTTCTGGCTTTTGTAGTGAGTTCTTGTGGTTCTTCTCCTCAAGGTAATTTGTTCCGCGATGATGAATTAACAACTGCGCCTGCTCCTCAAAGAACTACCTTGCGAGATGACGATAATAGAACTCAATTTCAGGAGGCGCTTAATCTAGCAAATAGTGCAACGAATCTGGCTAAGTCAGCGAAAAGTGAAACCGATTGGAAAGCAGTTGCTAATCAATTGAATAAAGCAATTCTTTTGATGCAATTAGTCCCAAAAAGCGATCGCAATTATAAACTTTCTCAACAGAAAGTAGTAGAGTATCAAAAAAGCTTGGCTGAGGTAGAAAAGAAATTAAAACTGTAAGCTCAATCAAAAACCATCTTTTGAGCAAACAAATCATAAAATTAACAAGACAAAAAATTTTCTATGTACGATCGCTCTATGTCTCTTTACTTTGTCAGCGTAATTCTGGTTGTTACCTCAGCTTTCTTGCTACCTGTAACAATAGATTGTATGAGTTTAAAAGCTTTGGGGCAAACACAAATTAATCAGAACAGAGAAGCACGAAAAATAGAGGCCGATCGACTTTATCAACAAGGAATAGAGTTATTACGTAAACGACAATTGCCACAAGCTGTAGAAAAATTTCAAGATACTTTAGTTATTTACCAAGCAATTCAAAATTATGATGGCGAACAGAGAATACGTTATTTAATCGGAGGTATTTATGAACAGTTAGGAGAAAGCGATCGCGCACAAAAATACTATCCGCCTGTAAGTGAATCTTTTGGGCAATTCAGGAGTGCAAGCTCAGAAGAACAAAGGCTAATTAATGAAGAATTGGAGCCAATAGCTAAAGAGATCAAAAATCGGGCCGATCAACTTTACCAACAAGGAATTCAGCAGTTAAGGCAAAAGCAATTACAACAAGCTTTACAGACATTTCAAAAGTCTTTAGCAATTTATAAAGAAGTGGGATTTAGAGAAATATACTCAAAAGTTCTTTATCAGATTGCCAGTATTTATGAGCAATTAGGTGAAAGTGAACAGGCAAAAAAATACTATCAAGAAGCAGAACTATTTATGTCTATGTTTGGTACTCGGCCTACAACAAGATATGATGTAACAAGAAACTCTATGTTTGGTGTTCCACCCATAAGAACAAGCTCTGGTGGATCAAGAGGCTCGGAATCAAATATCCAACGCGATGACGACGAAGACCCCAAAACTAGGGCAGATAGGCTGTTTAAGGAAGGTTCTCAGCTGTTAGAAACAGGAGAATTGCGAGTAGCAAGAATCAAATTTGAGCAAGTTTTAGGTATTCGCAAGAAATTAGGCGATCGCAAAGGGCAAACAGAAACGCTTATTTTATTAGCAAAAGTTCACGAACGCTTGGGTAACAAAAATTGGGCAGAGCAATTAAATCGGCGTGCCAGAGAAATCGGATTACGATAGTAAGTAGAATAATATGTCGTCATTTTAATCAATGCGATTTTTAAAATACCTGAGTTTATTTACGCCAACTCTGCTTTTTTGTCTAACTTCTGCGCTACCGCAGAAAGCTATGACTATTACCTGGGCAAATTTGGCAGAGGTACAAGTATCGCCTGAACAACAAACTGAGGCGTATCAGTTACTTTTACAAGGTGAAGAACAGTACTTTAATCATCAATTTGAAGCTGCTCTTAATAGTTATAAAAAACTGCTGGAAATGCGTCGAAAAATAGGCGATCGATCTGGTATTGCCGAAGCTTTACACAAACTTGGTGCGACTTACGATCGCTTAGAAAAGTATCCAGAATCTCTTGATTTTTATCAGCAAGCTTTAGTCATTCGCAGAGAAATTAATGATAAAGCGGCGCAAGGTGCGACACTGAATGGGATTGCTGTAGTTTATCAGCAATTAGGCGATTATTCCCAAGCTTTGCAGTTTTTAAATCAAGCTTTAACTATTCGTCAGGAAGTAGGAGATAAAGCTGGAGAAGGGCGAACGCTGAGTAATATTGGTTTAGTTTATAGTAATCAAGGGAAATATTCCCAATCTTTAGAGTTTTATCAGCAAGCTTTGGCAATTTTTAAAGAACTTGGTAATGCGAGAAGTGAAGGTGCGCTTCTCGATAATATTGGCGGAATTTACACAGAAATTGGTCAGTATCCGCAAGCTTTGGATTTTTATCAACAAGCATTAGAAATTCGGAAAAAGATAGATGACAAATCAGGTGTTGCCATTTCTTTACACAATATTGGATACCTTCACGATCGCCAAAACAAATATTCACAAGCACTGGAATTTTATCAGCAATCTTTAGTATTACGTCAAGAAATAGGCGATCGATCGGGTAGTGCTACAACCTTAAATAACATAGGATTAATTTACGATAATTTAGGTAAACATTCCCAAGCTTTGCAATTTCTTGAACAAGCATTAGCAATTTTCCAAAAAATAGGCGATCGGGCCAGCGAAGGAAACACCCTTGATAGTATCGGTACAGTTTATAAAAGTCTGCGTCAATATCCCCAAGCGTTAGATTCCTATCAACAAGCATTAGCCATATTAAAAGAAGTTGGTAATCGTCCTATTGAAAGAGCAACTCTCAGCAATATTGCTAAACTTTTAGAAATCCAAAATAAAACTGAATTAGCTATCTTCTTCTATAAAGAAGCCGTCAATATCACTGAATTAATTCGCCAAGATTTACAAAAACTTTCCCCAGAACAACAACGTTCTTACACAGCTACAGTTGCCGATACTTATCGTTCTTTAGCTGATTTATTATTACAAAAAAATCGAGTTTTGGAAGCCCAACAAGTTTTAGATTTATTGAAAATTCAAGAATTAGAAGATTATTTGCGAAAAGTTAGAGGTAACGAGCAAACCGCTCAAGGAGTAGAATTATTACCACAAGAACAAAAAGTGCAAGCAGATTATCTTGCGATGCAAAACAAAGCTATTGAACTAGGTAAAGAACTGACTAAACTACAAAAAATACCCGAAGCTAATCGCACACCTGAACAACAAAAAAGAATTGCAGAATTAATTCAAATTCAACAACAAATTCGCGCCGAATTTAATAACTTTATTAACAGCCCTACAGTCGTCGCCTTAACACAAAAACTTAGTCAAACTACAAGTGGTGAAAACTTAAATTTGCGAACTCTCAATAAATTACAAGGACAATTAAAACAGTTGTCACAAAACGCTGTGTTACTTTATCCTTTAATTTTAGAAGACAGATTAGAACTAGTATTAGTAACTAGTTATTCACCACCCATTCGCCGTACAGTTAACATCAAGCGGCAAGAATTAAATCGGTTAATTGTAGAATTTCGTTTAGCTTTACAACAACCTAATACTGATGCGACAATATCAGCAAGTAAACTATATAATTTATTGATAAAACCAATAGAAAATGACTTAATTCAAGCCCAAGCCAAAACTATAATTTATGCCCCAGATGGGCAATTACGTTATATTCCGATCGCGGCTTTATTTGATGGTAAACAGTGGTTAGTTGAGCGATTTAGTATTAACAACATTACCTCTGCTAGCCTGACTGATTTTAACAGTAAAAATATTACCCACCTCAAAATTTTAGCGGCAGCTTTTACCCAAGGTAGTTACAAAATAAGTGTGGGAAATCGTGAATTAACCTTTGTTGGCTTGCCTTTTGCGGGGCGAGAAGTAGAAAATTTAGCAGTAATAATTCCCAGTACTACTAAATTGATTGATAGTGCTTTTACACCTCCGGCTACTGTGCCTAAATTAAACGAATATAACATTATTCATTTAGCAACTCACGCTGCTTTTGTGATTGGGCAACCTCAAGATTCATTTATACTTTTTGGTGATGGAAGTCGGGTGACATTACGCGATGTAGAAACTTGGTCATTACCAAATGTAGAATTAGTAGTTTTGAGTGCTTGCGAAACAGGAATTGGCGGACAATTAGGGAATGGAGAAGAAATTTTAGGTTTTGGTTATCAAATGCAATTAACTGGTGTGAAGGCTACTATTGCTTCTTTGTGGTCAGTTTCTGATGGTGGTACTCAAGTTTTAATGGATGCGTTTTACGCTGAATTAAGCAAGGGAAATATCAGCAAATCCGAAGCATTGCGCCGCGCACAAATTGCTTTAATTAATAGTAATAAATTCCTGACAACGGCACAAAGACGAGG
The genomic region above belongs to Phormidium ambiguum IAM M-71 and contains:
- a CDS encoding tetratricopeptide repeat protein, coding for MYDRSMSLYFVSVILVVTSAFLLPVTIDCMSLKALGQTQINQNREARKIEADRLYQQGIELLRKRQLPQAVEKFQDTLVIYQAIQNYDGEQRIRYLIGGIYEQLGESDRAQKYYPPVSESFGQFRSASSEEQRLINEELEPIAKEIKNRADQLYQQGIQQLRQKQLQQALQTFQKSLAIYKEVGFREIYSKVLYQIASIYEQLGESEQAKKYYQEAELFMSMFGTRPTTRYDVTRNSMFGVPPIRTSSGGSRGSESNIQRDDDEDPKTRADRLFKEGSQLLETGELRVARIKFEQVLGIRKKLGDRKGQTETLILLAKVHERLGNKNWAEQLNRRAREIGLR
- a CDS encoding CHAT domain-containing protein, coding for MTITWANLAEVQVSPEQQTEAYQLLLQGEEQYFNHQFEAALNSYKKLLEMRRKIGDRSGIAEALHKLGATYDRLEKYPESLDFYQQALVIRREINDKAAQGATLNGIAVVYQQLGDYSQALQFLNQALTIRQEVGDKAGEGRTLSNIGLVYSNQGKYSQSLEFYQQALAIFKELGNARSEGALLDNIGGIYTEIGQYPQALDFYQQALEIRKKIDDKSGVAISLHNIGYLHDRQNKYSQALEFYQQSLVLRQEIGDRSGSATTLNNIGLIYDNLGKHSQALQFLEQALAIFQKIGDRASEGNTLDSIGTVYKSLRQYPQALDSYQQALAILKEVGNRPIERATLSNIAKLLEIQNKTELAIFFYKEAVNITELIRQDLQKLSPEQQRSYTATVADTYRSLADLLLQKNRVLEAQQVLDLLKIQELEDYLRKVRGNEQTAQGVELLPQEQKVQADYLAMQNKAIELGKELTKLQKIPEANRTPEQQKRIAELIQIQQQIRAEFNNFINSPTVVALTQKLSQTTSGENLNLRTLNKLQGQLKQLSQNAVLLYPLILEDRLELVLVTSYSPPIRRTVNIKRQELNRLIVEFRLALQQPNTDATISASKLYNLLIKPIENDLIQAQAKTIIYAPDGQLRYIPIAALFDGKQWLVERFSINNITSASLTDFNSKNITHLKILAAAFTQGSYKISVGNRELTFVGLPFAGREVENLAVIIPSTTKLIDSAFTPPATVPKLNEYNIIHLATHAAFVIGQPQDSFILFGDGSRVTLRDVETWSLPNVELVVLSACETGIGGQLGNGEEILGFGYQMQLTGVKATIASLWSVSDGGTQVLMDAFYAELSKGNISKSEALRRAQIALINSNKFLTTAQRRGITTAQPIRNSLTATVSDRLNHPYYWAAFVLIGNGL